The Diadema setosum chromosome 1, eeDiaSeto1, whole genome shotgun sequence genome has a window encoding:
- the LOC140230699 gene encoding LOW QUALITY PROTEIN: uncharacterized protein (The sequence of the model RefSeq protein was modified relative to this genomic sequence to represent the inferred CDS: deleted 1 base in 1 codon) — protein MLRVILFVFASGLVMQAPVTQHLILNMACKRLDYDDNVCSDLSKHPDAEDAIQAEASRIMIWDSVFADIPGAVSALILGAQSDKVGRKPMMLIPVVGVTLLVFIRLLGSLLPKVSMVFLFTSSLVVGLSGGFGTFTTALTNYITDSTPEEQRTERLGKIMPFISLGVIAGYTLSGFLTQIFDATAVYFIDFLMMISVVYLVVFHLEEPSRVADESSDNDGRIKDKPIGVVASARENLTAGVSVFTSQKSRNAKLQLAVLTFIRMVGMAIVIVEASLLRLYAKKAPFLFTPTMSSLHTALKTSLGIVGQAWGTTFFFRVVGERSIRNDFILLQIAFLGRCTISIITGLASSSAILWFSTIFVMFCAPAQPASIVSKLVSPRQKGAFTSLGTFLNTLAVPVTSFILNNIYSASVQTRPGLVFLFIAVAYAAIFSALTYVVMFTLDRQAKDEKKTE, from the exons ATGCTCCGAGTAATCCTCTTCGTCTTCGCATCCGGGCTCGTTATGCAGGCCCCCGTCACCCAACATCTCATTCTGAACATGGCCTGCAAGCGGCTCGACTATGACGACAACGTCTGCTCCGACCTCAGTAAACACCCCGACGCGGAGGACGCCATCCAGGCCGAGGCGTCGCGCATCATGATCTGGGACTCCGTCTTCGCCGACATCCCTGGCGCCGTGTCGGCGCTCATTCTCGGCGCACAGAGCGACAAGGTCGGGCGAAAGCCGATGATGCTCATTCCTGTAGTGGGCGTAACCCTGCTCGTGTTCATCCGCCTACTAGGCTCCTTACTGCCGAAGGTCTCCATGGTGTTTCTCTTCACGAGCTCCCTGGTGGTTGGTCTCAGCGGTGGGTTCGGCACGTTTACAACGGCCTTGACCAACTACATCACCGACAGCACTCCCGAGGAGCAGCGCACCGAGCGACTCGGCAAGATCATGCCTTTCATATCGCTTGGCGTGATTGCGGGCTATACATTGTCTGGATTCTTGACCCAAATATTCGACGCTACCGCCGTGTACTTCATCGACTTCCTCATGATGATCAGCGTGGTCTACCTCGTCGTCTTCCATTTGGAGGAACCCTCCCGAGTGGCGGACGAGTCGTCTGACAACGATGGCCGCATCAAGGATAAGCCGATTGGTGTGGTGGCGTCAGCACGCGAGAACCTCACGGCCGGCGTTAGTGTT TTCACCTCGCAGAAATCGAGGAATGCCAAGTTACAACTAGCCGTGCTGACCTTCATCAGGATGGTCGGAATGGCCATTGTCATTG TCGAAGCGAGCCTCCTGAGGCTTTACGCGAAAAAAGCCCCGTTTCTTTTCACCCCGACAATGTCCTCGCTGCACACCGCGCTGAAGACTAGCCTTGGTATCGTGGGTCAAGCCTGGGGCACGACATTCTTCTTCCGGGTCGTAGGCGAGAGATCGATACGCAACGATTTCATCCTCCTCCAGATTGCCTTTTTGGGGAGATGTACCATCAGTATTATCACGGGCTTGGCTTCGTCGTCCGCCATACTTTGGTTTT CAACCATCTTCGTAATGTTTTGCGCTCCCGCACAACCCGCTTCAATAGTATCAAAACTCGTCAGTCCTCGACAAAAAG GAGCGTTCACGTCGCTCGGTACGTTCCTGAACACGCTGGCCGTACCCGTCACCAGCTTCATCCTCAACAACATCTACTCGGCGTCGGTGCAGACCCGGCCAGGCCTGGTGTTCTTGTTTATCGCCGTCGCTTATGCGGCCATTTTCTCAGCACTCAC ATACGTAGTGATGTTTACGCTGGACAGGCAAGCCAAAGATGAGAAGAAAACGGAGTGA